In the Lysinibacillus sp. PLM2 genome, one interval contains:
- the carB2 gene encoding D-aspartate ligase, translated as MEQPFLPILLGSDMNAYGMARAFYEAYGIKPLVLGRSHLTATQDSSILNFKAIANLNQQEVFVPALEKIAKQYSDKQLLLLACGDDYAKLIIKNKPALQQYFTVPYIDEALMDKILLKENFYKMCEKYEFKYPGTTTVTAENYQDFTPPFEYPIILKASNSVAYWACSFPGKKKVFVAHDEEEKSAILKAIYSSTYQDTMIVQEFIPGDDSYMRVMNAYVGKDGKVKLMCLGNPILEEHSPEGIGSYAAIITTFDEKLMDKVRFFLEDIGYTGFANFDMKYDARDGEYKLFEINLRNGRSSYYVTAAGYNLMKYVADDHMLNINQELTYANNKHLWMIIPKGVLFKYASNEKLKLEAKKLIRDGKWTNSLFFKKDMNFKRWIKLTLNNLNYYRKYKKYFNKKGLAE; from the coding sequence ATGGAGCAACCATTTTTACCGATATTACTAGGTTCAGATATGAACGCATATGGAATGGCAAGAGCCTTCTATGAAGCTTATGGAATTAAACCGCTTGTATTAGGGCGTTCGCATTTAACTGCCACTCAAGATAGTAGTATTTTAAATTTCAAAGCAATCGCCAATTTAAATCAACAAGAAGTATTTGTTCCTGCTCTTGAAAAAATTGCAAAACAATATAGTGATAAACAATTGTTACTACTTGCTTGTGGTGATGATTACGCAAAGCTAATTATTAAAAATAAACCAGCATTACAACAATACTTTACTGTCCCATATATTGATGAAGCATTAATGGACAAGATTTTATTAAAAGAAAACTTTTATAAAATGTGTGAAAAGTACGAGTTCAAATATCCCGGTACCACAACAGTAACAGCAGAAAATTATCAAGATTTCACACCACCATTTGAATATCCAATTATTTTAAAGGCTTCTAACTCTGTAGCTTATTGGGCTTGTAGTTTCCCAGGGAAAAAGAAGGTATTTGTTGCACATGATGAAGAAGAAAAATCTGCAATTTTAAAGGCCATTTATAGCTCTACATATCAGGATACAATGATTGTTCAAGAATTTATCCCAGGTGATGACTCTTACATGCGAGTGATGAATGCATATGTAGGAAAAGATGGCAAAGTAAAATTAATGTGCCTTGGTAACCCGATTTTAGAGGAGCATTCTCCTGAAGGAATTGGAAGCTATGCGGCGATCATTACGACATTCGATGAAAAATTAATGGATAAAGTCCGTTTCTTCTTAGAAGATATTGGTTATACGGGCTTTGCGAACTTTGATATGAAATACGACGCTCGAGATGGCGAATACAAATTATTTGAGATTAACTTGCGTAATGGACGTTCTAGTTATTATGTAACAGCAGCAGGTTATAATTTAATGAAATACGTTGCAGATGACCATATGTTGAACATTAATCAAGAATTAACATATGCTAACAATAAGCATTTATGGATGATCATCCCAAAAGGTGTACTTTTTAAATATGCTTCAAATGAAAAACTGAAACTCGAAGCGAAAAAACTAATTCGAGATGGTAAATGGACAAATTCCCTTTTCTTTAAAAAAGATATGAATTTTAAGCGTTGGATAAAATTAACACTAAATAATTTAAATTATTACCGTAAATATAAGAAATACTTTAATAAAAAAGGTTTGGCAGAATAA
- a CDS encoding arginase, giving the protein MGNSLLSIDWDYFISTENQGIISNIENERTIVDEWYKKYFQLKSQGKNIQNLFKLSSEVDSFWDRIKQIFIFNKKTKVYVSDSHVLSYDIAKKFQCTDVYLFDAHSDLGYGGTISLEVNCANWLGFLLKEQVVKNANIIYSPFTKEKPEFFKHLNQVFDIKYLEIQDLHTKVNTSLIHICRSGAWTPPWFDQNFVRFLNASGLKYQVVNCPVRQWEPKNLNFADQIQYLLA; this is encoded by the coding sequence ATGGGAAACAGTTTATTATCAATAGATTGGGACTACTTTATTTCCACAGAAAATCAAGGGATTATATCTAATATAGAAAATGAAAGAACAATAGTTGATGAATGGTATAAAAAATATTTTCAATTGAAGTCACAAGGAAAAAATATTCAAAATTTATTTAAGTTATCAAGTGAAGTTGATTCTTTTTGGGATAGAATCAAACAGATTTTTATTTTTAATAAAAAGACGAAAGTTTACGTCTCAGATTCGCATGTTTTGTCCTATGACATTGCTAAAAAATTTCAGTGTACTGATGTATATCTTTTTGATGCTCATTCTGATTTAGGCTATGGAGGTACAATATCCTTAGAGGTGAATTGCGCAAATTGGCTCGGATTTCTTTTGAAAGAACAAGTAGTGAAAAATGCAAACATAATTTATAGTCCTTTTACAAAAGAAAAACCTGAATTTTTTAAGCATTTAAATCAAGTATTTGATATCAAGTACTTAGAAATTCAAGATTTACATACGAAAGTAAACACATCACTTATTCATATTTGTCGTTCCGGAGCATGGACACCACCATGGTTTGATCAAAACTTTGTACGATTTTTAAATGCTTCAGGATTAAAATATCAAGTTGTAAATTGTCCGGTACGACAATGGGAACCAAAAAATTTAAATTTTGCTGATCAAATTCAGTATCTTTTAGCCTAA
- a CDS encoding thioredoxin reductase has protein sequence MYDVAIIGGGPAGGSAAIYTAKAGKKTIIIDSNQGVTKRAMLNNHYGVVEITGPGLVETGLNQAKKFGAELAETKVTNIRKLEQGFKLQTEDGEFEAKYVILATGFLMDLAEQVGIKTKPGTEPRVKTIFDVDLLGKTNIEGIWAAGTCAGVCVHTIITAGDGAKVAINIISEMNGERYVDHDVLK, from the coding sequence ATGTATGATGTAGCTATTATTGGTGGAGGCCCTGCTGGAGGAAGTGCTGCAATTTATACAGCTAAAGCGGGCAAAAAAACAATCATCATCGATAGTAATCAAGGTGTAACAAAACGTGCAATGTTAAATAATCATTATGGTGTAGTAGAAATTACTGGACCCGGTTTAGTAGAAACAGGTCTTAATCAAGCGAAAAAATTTGGAGCTGAGCTTGCTGAGACAAAAGTGACAAATATTAGAAAGCTTGAACAAGGTTTTAAATTACAAACTGAAGATGGAGAATTTGAAGCAAAATATGTAATTTTGGCTACCGGCTTTTTAATGGATTTAGCTGAACAGGTAGGCATTAAAACAAAACCTGGCACTGAACCAAGAGTAAAAACAATTTTCGATGTAGATCTTTTGGGTAAAACAAATATCGAGGGTATTTGGGCAGCAGGTACTTGTGCCGGTGTCTGCGTTCATACTATTATTACTGCTGGAGATGGGGCGAAGGTAGCCATTAATATAATAAGCGAAATGAACGGCGAACGCTACGTTGATCATGATGTATTGAAATAA
- a CDS encoding aminopeptidase, producing MNFNEKLEQYAELAVKVGVNIQKGQYLLINTSTEALEFTRIVVKKAYEAGAGRVQVNLSDPYFTRSFYEMGGEEEFNHFPKWITAQRDEVIDRKGALLWIDADDPDMLAGVPVSRISAYQKASGKALVRYRKAIMNDDIAWSIIAVPSKPWAKKVFPNLPEDEQVSALWEAIFNTVRIGDKSAVEKWREHIKNLEERATKLNELKFSKLHYKAPGTDLTIELPTKHIWSCGSSKTPEGITFIANMPTEEVFTLPHKYGVNGFVSNTKPLAYQGNIIDKFKLTFEEGKIIKAEAKIGNDLLQELIHNDENSCYLGEVALVPHESPISTSGILYYNTLFDENASNHLAIGEAYPTCYEGGRDIDESQFDELGINKSITHEDFMIGSSEMDIDGILSDGTILPIFRKGNWAF from the coding sequence ATGAATTTTAACGAAAAACTAGAACAATATGCAGAGCTGGCTGTAAAAGTAGGAGTTAATATTCAAAAAGGTCAATACCTATTAATTAATACATCAACTGAAGCATTAGAATTTACACGTATTGTTGTAAAAAAAGCCTATGAAGCTGGCGCAGGAAGAGTTCAAGTTAATTTATCAGATCCATATTTCACTCGTTCTTTTTATGAAATGGGTGGGGAAGAAGAATTTAACCACTTTCCCAAATGGATCACTGCCCAACGTGATGAAGTAATCGATCGGAAAGGCGCACTATTATGGATTGATGCAGATGATCCTGATATGCTCGCAGGTGTACCAGTATCAAGAATTTCTGCTTATCAAAAAGCATCTGGTAAAGCTTTAGTTCGTTATCGTAAAGCTATTATGAATGATGATATTGCTTGGTCTATCATTGCAGTACCGTCAAAACCATGGGCAAAAAAAGTATTTCCCAACCTTCCTGAGGATGAACAAGTTTCTGCACTTTGGGAAGCCATTTTCAATACCGTTCGAATAGGGGATAAAAGCGCAGTTGAGAAATGGCGTGAACATATTAAAAATTTAGAAGAACGCGCCACAAAGTTGAATGAATTAAAGTTCTCTAAACTACATTATAAAGCTCCGGGAACAGATTTAACCATTGAATTACCTACAAAACATATTTGGTCATGTGGAAGCAGTAAAACACCAGAAGGGATTACGTTTATAGCGAATATGCCTACAGAAGAAGTATTTACTTTGCCACACAAATATGGGGTAAATGGGTTTGTTAGTAATACAAAGCCATTAGCTTATCAGGGTAATATTATTGATAAATTTAAGTTAACCTTTGAAGAAGGGAAAATTATCAAAGCAGAAGCTAAAATTGGGAATGATTTATTGCAGGAGCTTATCCATAATGATGAAAACTCATGCTATTTAGGTGAAGTAGCTTTAGTCCCTCATGAATCGCCGATTTCAACTTCAGGCATTTTATATTACAATACATTATTTGATGAAAATGCATCCAACCATTTAGCGATTGGAGAGGCATATCCAACCTGCTATGAAGGTGGTCGCGACATAGACGAAAGTCAATTTGATGAGTTAGGTATAAATAAATCTATTACCCACGAAGATTTTATGATTGGTAGTAGTGAAATGGATATCGATGGTATATTATCCGATGGAACGATTTTACCAATCTTTAGAAAAGGAAACTGGGCATTTTAA
- a CDS encoding aspartate racemase, producing MKRKTLGIIGGVGPLATMFLGEMIVRLTKASKDQEHVHTIIDNDTTIPDRTAYILNKSEDNPVPYLVKDAKKLASHGADVICIPCNTAHTFYDELQASSPVPVIHMIRETAKRAGQLGAKRVGILATDGTLAAGVYQRALIEEDIQPIIPDSFTQKEVMSVIYDFVKAGLDVDSKKWNQIEHAMLQLNCDKVILGCTELSIVNKELKLSNFYIDSLFVLAEQAILTCGYEINEKGQLNTIRV from the coding sequence ATGAAAAGAAAAACATTAGGAATTATTGGTGGTGTCGGTCCGCTTGCGACCATGTTTTTAGGTGAAATGATTGTTCGTTTGACTAAAGCATCAAAGGATCAGGAACATGTACACACAATTATAGACAACGATACAACAATTCCTGATCGAACAGCCTATATCTTGAATAAGTCAGAGGATAATCCTGTACCATATTTAGTGAAAGATGCAAAAAAATTAGCATCTCATGGTGCGGATGTCATTTGTATTCCTTGTAATACGGCTCATACATTTTATGATGAGTTGCAAGCTTCATCTCCAGTACCTGTTATTCATATGATTCGTGAAACAGCAAAAAGAGCTGGTCAATTAGGAGCAAAAAGAGTGGGGATATTAGCTACTGATGGTACTTTAGCGGCTGGTGTCTATCAGCGCGCCTTAATCGAGGAAGATATACAACCAATTATTCCTGATTCATTTACACAAAAAGAAGTAATGTCTGTGATTTATGATTTTGTTAAAGCTGGTTTAGATGTTGATTCTAAGAAATGGAATCAAATAGAACATGCAATGCTTCAGTTAAATTGCGATAAAGTGATATTAGGTTGTACAGAATTGTCTATCGTTAATAAAGAGTTGAAATTAAGCAATTTTTATATTGATTCCTTATTCGTACTTGCAGAACAAGCAATACTGACTTGTGGATATGAAATAAACGAAAAAGGACAACTGAATACTATTCGAGTATAA
- the yfmL gene encoding putative ATP-dependent RNA helicase YfmL, with translation MSVINLLDETIQSKWKFETTMKVQDEMIPAMIEGKDIVAESPTGSGKTLAYVLPILNKVDGRKKQTQALIVAPSQELAMQIVEVIREWISGTDITVQQLIGGANSARQIEKLKKKPTIVVGTPGRLNELAKANKLKLKEIETIVLDECDQLLSRDYRVVVKSFIEGAAYGRQVVVVSATITDEIKLVASRLMFEPVHIQIKPEDMVKVGKVIHSFIKVDERDKTEMLRRLANIEGLRGLAFSNNVDQVIMKESKLKYHDAKVVTLHADMKKEERKKALDAFRKGEARILIATDLAARGLDIEGLTHVIHVDVPHTIEQYLHRSGRTGRAGADGEVLTLLSYKDEKIYKKLTRELNVKPVQKMWYKGKLEEGNSKTIEKRG, from the coding sequence ATGTCAGTTATTAATTTATTAGATGAAACAATACAAAGTAAGTGGAAATTTGAAACGACAATGAAGGTACAGGATGAAATGATTCCTGCAATGATTGAAGGAAAAGATATAGTTGCAGAATCTCCGACAGGCTCAGGGAAAACATTAGCCTATGTGCTACCAATTTTAAATAAAGTGGACGGGCGAAAAAAACAGACGCAAGCGTTAATAGTCGCACCATCACAAGAATTGGCAATGCAAATTGTAGAGGTAATTCGTGAATGGATTAGTGGAACAGATATCACAGTTCAACAGCTTATTGGTGGTGCGAATTCTGCGCGTCAAATTGAAAAATTAAAGAAAAAACCAACAATTGTTGTTGGAACACCTGGTCGATTAAACGAATTAGCTAAAGCCAATAAATTAAAACTAAAAGAAATTGAAACTATTGTACTTGATGAATGTGATCAGTTATTAAGTCGCGATTATCGAGTAGTGGTAAAGTCTTTTATTGAAGGTGCGGCTTACGGGCGACAGGTAGTTGTTGTATCTGCAACAATTACAGATGAAATTAAACTTGTTGCAAGTCGCTTGATGTTTGAACCAGTTCATATTCAAATAAAACCTGAAGATATGGTGAAAGTCGGTAAGGTGATTCATTCATTTATTAAAGTAGACGAACGTGATAAAACAGAAATGCTAAGAAGACTCGCAAATATAGAGGGCTTAAGAGGGTTAGCATTTAGTAATAATGTGGACCAAGTGATTATGAAAGAATCAAAATTAAAATATCATGATGCGAAGGTCGTTACATTACATGCAGATATGAAAAAAGAAGAAAGAAAAAAAGCGTTAGATGCCTTTCGTAAGGGAGAAGCAAGGATTCTAATTGCAACGGATTTAGCTGCACGAGGACTTGATATTGAAGGATTGACTCATGTTATTCATGTAGATGTGCCACATACTATAGAACAATATTTGCATCGTTCAGGTCGTACAGGACGTGCAGGAGCTGATGGTGAGGTTTTAACTTTACTCTCTTATAAAGATGAGAAAATTTATAAAAAGTTAACTAGAGAATTAAATGTAAAACCAGTTCAAAAGATGTGGTACAAAGGAAAACTGGAGGAAGGTAATTCAAAAACGATTGAAAAGAGAGGGTAA
- the sbcD gene encoding nuclease SbcCD subunit D: protein MKIFHTADWHLGKLVQGVYMTEEQEYVLNQFIQAIDDEQPDVVIIAGDLYDRAVPPVEAVNLLDSVLAEIVLKRKIPVLSIAGNHDSPTRVGFGHQILKGSGLYIAGELTEYIEPIILHDKFGEVHFYLVPYTEPSTVKNIYEDDTISNFNEAMQKVIERIEQNMDKSKRQVFIGHAFVTPHGEMEENTSDSERPLSIGGSEYVSAEHFKPFHYTALGHLHKAHYVLNETIRYSGSPLKYSSSEANHEKGFLVVELDEKGQVLVSKRTFQPRRDLRIVEGTLQDILKHEVSEDYVFVRLLDITPVVGAMEQIRTVYPNAMHVERKTIQQNIITGENVTVQRAQLDDLSLFKAFYNEIVGTEPSESTEKLFREVLAEMLTDERESKEMVISK, encoded by the coding sequence ATGAAAATCTTTCATACCGCAGATTGGCATTTAGGGAAGCTTGTTCAAGGTGTTTATATGACTGAAGAGCAAGAATATGTATTAAATCAATTTATACAGGCCATTGACGACGAACAGCCAGATGTCGTAATTATTGCAGGGGATTTATATGATCGTGCTGTTCCTCCTGTAGAAGCAGTAAATTTACTCGATTCCGTACTTGCAGAGATTGTACTAAAAAGGAAAATTCCTGTACTTAGCATCGCAGGGAATCATGATAGTCCAACCCGAGTTGGATTCGGTCATCAAATACTTAAGGGGAGCGGACTGTATATCGCCGGTGAACTAACTGAATATATAGAGCCAATTATTCTTCATGATAAGTTTGGAGAAGTTCATTTCTATTTAGTTCCCTATACTGAACCATCGACTGTAAAAAATATATACGAAGATGACACTATATCTAATTTTAATGAAGCGATGCAAAAAGTGATTGAGCGGATAGAACAAAATATGGACAAATCTAAACGTCAGGTATTTATTGGACATGCTTTTGTGACACCTCATGGAGAAATGGAAGAAAATACGAGTGATTCAGAAAGACCATTATCAATCGGTGGCTCAGAATATGTCAGTGCAGAGCATTTCAAACCATTTCATTATACAGCATTAGGACATTTGCATAAGGCGCATTACGTATTAAACGAAACTATTCGATATTCAGGCTCTCCTTTAAAATATTCTTCATCCGAAGCAAATCATGAAAAGGGTTTTCTAGTTGTAGAATTAGATGAAAAGGGACAAGTACTCGTTTCAAAAAGAACATTCCAACCACGAAGAGATCTACGAATAGTAGAAGGCACCCTTCAAGATATATTAAAACATGAAGTAAGCGAAGATTATGTTTTTGTACGTTTACTTGATATTACGCCAGTAGTGGGGGCTATGGAACAAATACGAACGGTATACCCGAATGCGATGCACGTTGAGCGTAAAACGATACAACAAAATATAATAACCGGAGAAAATGTAACGGTACAAAGAGCACAGCTAGATGATTTAAGTTTGTTTAAAGCCTTCTACAATGAAATTGTAGGAACGGAGCCATCTGAAAGTACGGAAAAGCTATTCCGTGAAGTACTAGCTGAAATGTTAACGGATGAACGTGAAAGTAAAGAGATGGTGATCAGTAAATGA